GTTACCTCGGTTTCGACCTCCTCGGCTTCGCCGTCGGTGTCCACGAGCGGTTTGACGAGCCACCGGCCAGCGGCGTCGATATCTTTCGTTACTCCCCACTCGATGCGGTTCGGCGAGTCGACTTCGGTGACCTTCGAGCGAGCGGTGTACGTGAGTTTCCACCACGCGAACGTGAGTTCGTACTCGGTGCCCGGCCCGCCATCGCCGAACTGTCTGACCGATCGGAGATGCTCCGAGTAGTTCGCATAGCGGCGGAAGGCCAACAGGAACTCATAGACCTCCTCGGGCGGCACGTAGACGACGGTACTGACTTCGACTCGCTCCACACGGTCACGTGGTGTGGAGGTGTGGTAAGCTTTCGGCCGCGGAGTGACGGACCTGCGGCGTGCGAAGACAGCCGACTCTCTGTCTGATGACGGGAGGCAGTATCTTCGTGTGTCAGGTGCGACGAAGACGAGGGAGAGCGGACGCGGCTGGAACTGACCCTTTTTGCCGACGGAGCACCGAGTGAACCTATGACGGATCTACGCACAGCAGGGTTCAAAGAGCGGACCCGGGTGGCCGACGCCCGCGAGTCGCTGCTCGATGTCCCGCCGATCGATCGGACCGAGCGGCTCTCGTTGTCCGTGGCGGATGGCCGCGTGATCGCGGAGCCGGTCGACGCGCTCCGAGACGTTCCACATTATGCCCGCGCGGCGATGGACGGGTGGGCCGTCCGCGCCGAGGACACCTTCGGCGCGTCGGGTCGCTCACCCGCGATCGTTCGCCCTGACGAGACGATCGGCCCAGGCCGGGCCGTCCGCGTCCACACGGGGAGTGAACTGCCGGACGGCGCGGACGCGGTCGTGATGATCGAGGAGACCGAACGGGTCGGCGACGAGTTGGAGGTGTTCGACGCCGTCGGCGAGGGCGAAAACGTCGCCCCGGTCGGCGAGGACGTCGAGGCCGGCCAGCGGCTCTACGAACCGGGACATTTACTCCGGCCCTCGGACCTCGGCCTGCTGAAGGGGACCGGCATCGACACCGTCGAGGTCGCTGCGCTCCCGGAGGTCGCCGTCATCCCGACGGGCGAGGAGCTCGTGCAGGCCGATCCCGACCCCGGCGAGGTCGTCGAGACCAACCGGTTTACCATCTCCCGGCTCGCCGAGCGATGGGGTGCCGACGTGACGCGGCGCGGGATCGTCACCGACGACCGCGACGCGCTCCGGGCAGCGATCCAGCGAGATCTCGTCCGCGACGTCGTCGTCACGACCGGCGGCTCCTCGGTCGGCGAGCGCGATCTCATCCCCGAGGTCGTCGAGGATCTCGGCGAGGTGTTCGTCCACGGCGTCGCCCTGAAGCCGGGGCATCCGGTTGCGTTGGGCCGCGTCGAGGGCATCACCGTCGTCATGCTCCCCGGCTATCCGGTCGCCGCCATCATCAACGCCGTCCAGTTCCTCCGGCCGCTGATCAAACACCTCGGTGGGACCGATCCGGAGCCGTTACCGACGCGGGAGGCGACGCTCGCACGGAAGATCCGCAGCGAACCGGGCGTTCGGACGTTCGTGCGCGTCACGCTCGAAGCGGGCGACGATGCGGACGGGACGCGCTTCAAAGCCACCCCGACGCGCGCCAGCGGCTCCGGCGTTCTCTCGAGCGTCGCCCTCGCGGATGGATGGGTCGTCGTCGAGGAGAGTCGGGAGGGGATTCCGGCGGGCGAGACCGTCGCAGTCGAAAACTGGGAGTACAATGGATAGAAAACAGTTTCGCGACCTCGCTGAGCCCGAGGCGGCCCGGGAGGCGATCGCCTCGCTGGACCTCGAATCCGACGCCGAAACAGTCCCGCTCCGGGAAGCCCGCGGTCGCATCCTCGCCGAACGGGTTGACGCCAACCTCGACGTGCCCGGCTTCGATCGAGCGAGCGTCGACGGTTACGCGCTCAAAGCGGCCGACACGTTCGGTGCCGACGAGGCCGATCCGGCCGAATTGAGGTGTATCGGCGAGGTCCACGCGGGGGTAGAACCGACCGTCGACGTCGGTCCCGGCGAGTGCGCGGAGATCTCCACGGGGGCCGTCCTGCCGCCGGGCGCGGACGCAGTCGTGATGGTGGAACGGACGGACAGCGCCGCTGACGGCGAGACGATCCTCGTCAGAACGTCGCTCGCGCCCGGCGATCGCGTCATGTTCGCGGGGGCTGACATCGCCGCCGGCGAGCGCGCGCTCGGGCCGGGGACGACGATCACGCCGCGAGAGATCGGACTGCTGTCGGCGATCGGGGTCGAGTCGGTGCCGGTCCGCGGGCGGCCGACCGTCGGGATCGTTTCGACGGGCGACGAACTCGTCCGTCCCGGCAACCCGCTCGATAGCGCCGCCGGACAGATATACGATGTCAACAGCTACACGACCGCGACCGCGGTCGAGGACGCCGGCGGCGAGGCGCGACTATACCCCCACGCAGGCGATGATTACGACGCGATGGAGGCGACGCTCCGCGAGGCGGCCGCGGAGTGCGATCTCGTCCTCTCGTCGGGGTCGACCTCGGCGTCGGCGGTCGACGTCATCTACCGCGTCGTCGAGGAGACGGGCGAACTCCTCCTCCACGGGGTCGCGGTCAAGCCCGGCAAACCGATGCTCGTGGGGCGGCTCAACGGGAGCGCCTACGTCGGGCTGCCGGGGTATCCGGTCTCGGCGCTGACGATCTTTCAGGCATTCGTCGCCCCGGCGATCAGGCGGGCGGCGGGCGTCCCCGAGCCCGAGACGGCGACGGTCGAGGGGCGGATGGCCCACCGCGAGCGGTACAGCGAGGGTCGGCTCAGATACATGCCCGTCGGGCTCGTCATGGACGGCGACGGCGAGACGCTCGTCTACCCGGTCGACAAGGGCAGCGGCGCGACGACGAGCCTCGTCGAAGCCGATGGAATCGTCTCCGTCCCGCCGGACGTCGAGTACTTGGATGTCGGTGAGCGCGTCGATGTGCAACTCTTCTCGCCCGACGTTCGCCCACCGACCGTCTTCGGCGCGGGCGAGGACGACCCGGCGCTGTCGCGACTGCTCGATCGCGTCGACCGGCCGCGCTATCTCGCGATCGGCAGCCGGCAAGGGCGCAGACGGCTCCGGGACGGCGTCACCGACGTGGCGGTCGTGACGGGCGAATCGCTTCCCGACGGAACCGAACTGGGCAGTTGGAGCCGCGAGTGGGGGCTGGTCGTTCCCGCCGGCAATCCCGACGGGATCGACGGCCTCGCAGCCCTCGTAGACGGCGACGTGCGGTTCGTCAACCGGACGACCGACGCCGGACTGCGCTCGACGCTCGACGCGGCGCTCGACGATCTCGCGGCCGAGCGCGGCGTCGACCGACGCGAACTGACCGACGCGATCGGCGGTTACGGGATCGCTGTTCGAGCGCACGAATCGCCACCCAGAAAGGTTCTGGCGGGGGATGCGGACGCCGGGTTGGGACTGCGCGCGACTGCCGAAACGCTCGGGATGGGGTTCGTCCCCTGCGGAACCGAACGCGTCACCGTCGTCGCCGACGAGACGCGGGCGGACAAAGACGGCGTGAAGGGACTCGCCGCGGCGATCGAGAGGAACGACGCGATCTTCGAGTCGCTGGCCGGCTATCGGCGGTGACCGACCCGGACGCGACGATCAGGGCCCCGACCCGGTCACGGCCGCGAACCGTTCGGCGTCGAACTGGATGCCGCCGGCCGTTTCGACGAGCGGATCGGATCGGAGTCGCTTGATTCGACCGAAGGGAAGCCGAACAACGGCGAATCCCGAGCGGTGATGCAACAGCAGCCGATCCGGCGCGCCGATGTCGGCGAGCAGTCGGACCATGAACACCTCGTGATCAACCTCCGGGCGACGCTTCACGAAGACGTATCCCTCGGCGTCGGACGGCGGTCCCTCGACGGAGACGGTCGCGCCGAACGCTTGGGCCATATCCATCGCTACGCCACCAGCCGCTTGGCCTGTTCGAGCCACCCCTCGGCACGACTTTCGGACGCCTTCGTGAGCCGAGCGATCGATTCGGGATCGAGGCGGACGAACTCGCCAACGGACCGAACGTCGGCGTCCGCCAGCCGCCCAGCGTACGTCGGCCCGATCCCATGGATCGCCTCGACGGACAACTCGTTTCGCCGCGCTTCATCGATCCGTTCGGTGAGCGGTTCGATCGGTTCCGGAGACAGACCGAGCGCATCGGCGAGCTCCTCGGGTGAGCGCTCGGCGATCCCGCCGAGATCGTTGATGCCGACATCGCGAAGCCGGGCCGCGAACTCGGTTTCGGGATCGAGCCGACCGCGCTCGACGGCCCGCTTGAACGCCGACAGCAGATCGGCATCCTCGCCGACGACGGGCTCGTCACGGCGCTCGATTGGCGTGCCGTTCTCGATATCCTCGTCACCGTCCTGCGGTCGCTCCTCCGTCGTCTCGGATGCGTTCGGTTCGGGCGCTGAGCCGTCATCGGACTCGCCGCCGTCGCTGGGCTCGCCGACGACTGTCAGGTCGATCGGCGAACCGGGCGGGGCGACCGCCAGCGGCTTGGGGAACTGGTCGACGATCGTGCCGACGGCGAGGCGTGGATCGTCGACGACCGTGATCTCGCCGACGTCGAAGCCGGCCGCCGTCAGTCGGCGAGCCGCGACGTCGTGCGACGTGCCCACGAGGTCCGGAATGTCGACGTACCCAGGATCGTCGGATCGGTCGGACGCGTCGCTACGGATCGTGAACGACAGTTGGCTGAGGTTTTCGGTCGCGGACCGCTCGTCGAGCGACGGGAGGTAAAAGCGAACGTCGCCGTCCGACTCGGTGACGTTCGCCTTTAGCGTGACGTCGATATCGCCGATCGAGAGGCCGCGGTGACCGATGTCGGCGTCGAGCCCGTCGAACGCGGATTCGAAGCTCGAGAACAGTCGCTTCGGCTCGATCGCCGGTCGCTCGGCCCGCAATTCGTCGAGGCGATCGCGGAGTTCGGACCGCTCGGATTCGAGCTGTGAGAGGCGGTCCGCGAGCGTGTCACGCTCGCTGCGGAGTTCGAGGACGCCGCGCTGAAGGTCCGTAATCACTCGTTCGCGCTGGATGACGGCACGTTCGATCGCCGCCCGTTCGGCGAGGTCGAGCTTTTGTGTTTCGAGGTACGGAAGCTCCTCGACGGTGAACGCCGACTCGTCGAGGGCGAGATCGCGGGTTCGGAGATCCCACGTCATGGCTCGGTGCGTTCCGGTCCGGGGCCGGTCGGATCGATCCGTTCGGGGACGCTCGGCGCGAGCCGGAACCGAACGTCACTCGCGATCTCCGCATTCACATCATGGGCCGACCGGGTTCGCGGCGAGAGCGGGGCCGCGTTGAGTCTCGGTCGATATCCGCGGACTGTGCCCCGGTCGTCGGTGATCTCTTCCCCCTCGATCGAGACGGTGATTCGGAGGTCCGCTTCGACTTCCGAGAACCGGAGCCACGAAGCGTCGACTGCGTAGTCGAGTTCGTCGTCGGCGAGGGCGCGTTCGAGGTCCCGCTGGACCCGCGCCGACCGTCGATCGAGCGCCTCCTGACTCTCGGCGACCGAGAAGGCGACGCTGCGGACGAGTTCGGAGAGCGGCCGCGAGAGCCACCGTTCGGTCGCCATCAGGACTCACCGCCGTCGTCTCTCGATTCGGCCGGCTGGAGACCGATCGGGACCGGGACCGGCTGCAAAACGGCGCGTATCTGTGCATTCGCGGTCACGTTTCGGTCGAACTTTCGCTGTTCTGTGAGTTCGTAGGTCCCCGCCCGAAGGCCGAGTTCCCGGCCGCTCGATTCGGAGTCGGTCGTCTCCGCTTCGGTAACGCTGATGTCGAGTCCGATATCGATCGTCGCCTCCGAGAACTGATACCGCGTCGGGGTAAAACCGAGATCGAGCAAAGACCTCGACTCGGCCGGTGCGGCGTCCGTGCGCACGCGTCCCTCACCGTCGATTCGGCGCGTGAGCTGTGGGACGACGTCGACTTCCGTCTCGGCGAGCGTCTCCAGAACCTCGGCGGTCGAGAGATCGAGCTTCGCCTGCGCGGTCGCGACGCTCTCGGCCAGCAGATAGAGCATATCGTCGAACGGCAACTCTCGCTCCGGACGGACCGGTTTTCGGGACGGGACGCCGCGTGTGCGGAGATCGCGTGGTCTGATCGGCATCTCAGGCGGCGGGCCCCCTCCCGGCACGGCGAGCGTAGTGTGACATAGCGGTCACTCGTCCGTCGATCGGTTGTCCACGGTCTCCACTTCGGGGAAGAGATACGGCGGTGGTGGTACCGGGACCATCGTCGTGTTGAGGCGGCTCGTCCCGTGGACCTCCTTGCCGAACTTCCGGTTGTGGCTCACGTCGACGTCGATTCGGGCGCTCCACAGACCGAATCCGACGCTCCCACCCGTGCTGACGTCGATGCTCGTCTCGGTTTCGGTCGTCGTCTTGATGTCCATCTCGACCTCGATCGTCGCCTCCGAGAACTGATAGAACGTCGGAAACAGGCCGGCCTGCAGGAGCGAGACGTCGATCGGCTCGGCGGCGGAGTAGTCGACGCTTCCGTCGGCGCTGATGGTCCGGGTGATCGCCGGGACGACTTCGATCTCGGTTTCGGCGAGCGTCTTCGCGACCTCGACTGAGTTCATATCCAGTTGGTGTTGGGCGTCGGCGATTCCGGCACCCAACTTCGCGACCATCTCCGGAAGCGGTACGTCCAACAACTCCTGTCCTACTGACATTCGTGAATGTACACCAAGGTACTATATATTCGTAGCTGAACCTGCTCCGGGGCCGACAGATACGGGGGAGTCGGCTTCGGATCGGTTATCCCGACGGCGCGCATCGATCCACCCAATGACGCTACTGTCGGAACTGGATCTCGATGCCGCGGACGTCGCGGCCGTCACCGAACGACGGGACGAACTGCTCGCCGCAATCAAAGATCACGCCGGGCAGATCGCCTACAACGTCGCGCGCATCGAAGGCGGTGACTACGGCCGACGATCGTTCTCGACCGATCGGGGCGAGTGGACGGTCAAATACGAGGCGGGCGACATCGAATTCGTCCGCTACGATCCCCGCGGCGGTGGCGAGACGTACGTCGTCTCGACGCAGTCGCCGGCCGAACCGGAGGCGCTGGCGCGCGCGCTCGAAGATTACGCGCCGTTCGTCGCGGCGTACAACGACTACGTGGCCTCGCTCGACGGCGTCCTCGACGGTGTGGACGCGGATTTCCCGAGCGTCGAATCGACCGGATCGGTCGTCGCCGAGCGCAACCGCATCGTCGATCGGATCGAGGCGTGCTGCGATCAGATGGCTGGCGAACTCTACCGCTACGAGGGGACCGACTACGGGACCTTCGCCGCCCGCGTCGATGCGACACGGTGGGAGCTGAAGCGCGAGCGAGATACGGTGTCGTACCTCCGGGCGGGCGGCTCAGGTGGCGTCTATCTGCTCTCGCAGTACGGGCCGCCGTCGGCGACCGACGTCCGGGAGTACGCGTCGCGCTTTTCGGGATTCGTCGACGCCTACAACGACCACGTCGCCGAGTTGGAACTCGATCTGGAACGGATCGAGCTGTGATCGATTTTCGGCGTTGGAACGCGGGGATGAGACGACAACGGATATAAACGCCGACGCCGTTCGGCGGCGTATGCGACGGTTCTCTCGGCGCCCGTTCCGGATCGCCGACTCCGCCCAACAGATCGTCGGCGGCTTCCTGCTCGCTGGACCGTTCGTCGTCACGGAGGAGGTGTGGGTGCTCGCGGAGAACATGTCGACCGTCCAGACGCTCGTGACCGTCATGATCGTGTTCGGCGTCGGTTACGCCGCGCTGTACAAGGCGGCCGGCCGGGACCCCGACGACGAGTTCGACGTCGGCGGCATCCCGGCGCGGTTCCTCTCGTTGATGTTGGTCGCCTACGGGGCCGTCATCGTTCTGGCGCTCGCGTTCGGCGCCCCGGGGACGTTCCTCGCAGCCCTCTCCGGGCTCGAACGGCTGGTGGTCACGGCGAAAGCGATCGCGGTTGGGTCGGTGTTCAGCGTCGTGGGGGCGGCGACGGCCGACTCGGTGTTCTGATCGACGGCCGTCGGGCGCGCGCGTCGGACGGGTCGAACCGGTAGTACCGGTTCGACGGTTACCGTTTTATCGGCCGATTCGTCGACGACCTAACATTGTGAGCTATATGCCACATGTTTATTACCAGCAGGGCGGTAGACGACGGTATGTTATCGTACGACGATTCACCCGAGGCCGTCGAGTTGGCCGAGCGGGCCCACGAACTGATGGAAGAGGTCGTCCTCCCGAAGGAACGCGAGCTAAAGGGCGGCATGTCAGTCTCCGAGGGGACGATCGAGGAACTCCGGGACGCGGCGCGCGACTACGGCGTGTACTGTCCGCAGATCTCCGAGGAGTACGGCGGGATGGGGTACAGTTTCCGCGACGCGTTACCGCTGTTCGAGGAGGCCGGCCGCAGCATCCTCGGCGAGGAGGCGATGCACGTCGACGCGCCCGACGAGGGGAACATGCACACGCTCGAACTCCTCGGAACGGAGCTGCAAAAGGAGCAGTACCTGAAACCGCTCGTCGAGGGTAAGCTCGTCTCCGGATTCTGCATGACCGAACCGATGCAGGGCGGCGGCTCCGACCCCAAAATGTTGCAGACGACCGCCGAGAAGGACGGCGACGATTGGGTCATCAACGGCCACAAGTGGTGGACGACGAACGGCATCCGCGCCGATTTTCTCCTCGTGTTCGCCCGCACCGATCAGGAGGCCCATCCCTACGATGGCTGTTCGATGTTCATCGTCCCCGCGGAGGCCGATGGGGTCGAAGTCGTCAGAAACATTCCGCACATGGGCGCGGCGATCGACGTTCACGGCCACGCCGAGATCACGTTCGACGACGTCCGCATCCCCGAAGAGCACCTCCTCGGTGAGGAGGGCAAGGGCTTCACGCACGTCCAACAGCGGCTCGGCCCCGCTCGCCTGACCCACTGCATGCGCTACTCCGGGATGGCACAGCGCTCGCTCGACATCGCCAAGGCGTACATGTCCGAGCGGGAAGCGTTCGGCACGCCGATCGCCGACAAGCAGGCCCCGCGACACGAGATCGCCAACCGGCGAACCGAGCTCGCGGCGGCGCGAGCGCTCGTCCGGCAGGTCGCCGACGAGATCGACGCCGGTGGCGAGGCACGCGTCGGCGTCTCGATGGCGAAGACGTTCACCGCGAACGCCACTCAGGAAGCCATCGACACCGCCCTCCAGTTCTGCGGCGGCAACGGGATCGCAAAAGACCTACCGATCTCGGACTTCTACGAGCGCGTCCGCCAGTTCCGCCTCGTCGACGGCGCGGACGAGGTTCACCGACACGTCATCGCCCGTGACGCCTTCGAGGACGTCGACGAAGCCGAGCTCGAAGCGATCACGCGCTTCCGCGAATAGCGCCGGGCAGCGACGACGTACAGTGCGACGGTCACCGAACCTCGGATTTTTATCCTCAGTCGCATCAGACGGTGTATGCGAAACGTCAAGATCGTCTCCACGCTCGGACCCGCCTCCGACGATCGAGCCACGATCCGTCGCCTCGCAGACGCGGGGATGTCCGTCGCCCGGCTGAACGCGAGCCACGGCACCCCGGCCGGTCGCAGAGCGCTCGTCGCGGACGTGCGTTCGGTGGACGAGGGGACCGACACGCCGCTCGCGGTCATGCTCGACCTGCGTGGCCCAGAGGTCAGGACGGCCGAGACGGACGCCCCGACCGAGTTCGCGTCCGGAACCGCCGTCGAGTTCGTCGAGGGAACGACGGTCTCCCCGGAGCGAATCGGTCTCAGCCACTCGATCGCCGCCGTCGAACCGGGGGACACGGTGCTCTTGGACGACGGTCGGATCGAGACGACCGTCGAGCGCGTCGACGGCGAGACAGTCCTCGCGCGCGTCGATTCGAGCGGCGAGCTTGGTTCGCGGTCGGGTGTGACGACGCGAGGCGTCGACCTCGACCTCGAACTCATCGGCCCCGAAGACGAGGCGAGCCTCCGACTCGCCGCCGAGGAGGGCGTCGATCTCGTCGCAGCGTCGTTCGTCCGCGACGGCGACGACGTCTACGAGATCGCGGACGCACTGGAGCAATTCGGCGCGCCGGACACGCCGGTGATCGCGAAGATCGAGCGCGCGGCGGCGATCGACAACATCGACGGGATCGTCGACGCGGCGAACGGTGTCATGGTCGCCCGTGGCGACCTCGGCGTCGAGTGTCCGCTGGAGGACGTGCCGATCATCCAGAAGCGAATCATCCGGCGGTGCGTGGACGCCGGGATACCGGTCATCACGGCGACCGAGATGCTCGAGTCGATGATCAGGTCGCGGCGGCCGACGCGAGCTGAGGCCTCGGACGTAGCCAACGCAGTCTTCGACGGAACCGACGCCGTGATGCTCTCCGGCGAGACCGCTGTCGGGGAACACCCCGTCGAGGCGGTCGAGACGATGGCGGCGATCGCCGAGCGGATCGAGGAGAGCGGCGAGTACGCTGACACGCGTGACAGCCGAGTCCCGGCGGCCGATCGGGGCGTCAGAACCGACGCCGTCGCTCGCTCCGCGCGCTACCTCGCGAGCGACGTGGGCGCGAGCGCGATCGTCGCCGTTTCCGAATCGGGGTACACCGCCCGCAAGGCCGCGAAGTTCCGGCCGTCGGTGCCGATCGTCGCTGCGACGCCCAACGACGACGTGCGGCGACAGCTCGCCGTCTCGTGGGGGATCGACGCGCGCTATGCGGCGTACGCGGCCGACGCGGACGAGATCATCGAGACGGCGGTCGAAAGCGCGGTCGACGCCGGCGTCGCGGCGAGCGGCGACACGATCGTCGTTCTCGCCGGAATGATGAGCGAGTTCCCGGAGGCGGACGTGGCGAACACGCTGAAGGTACACGTCGTCGCCGAGACGATCGCGACGGGCCGGGCGGTCGTCGCCGGACAGGTGGCGGCCCCAATCGTCAGGAGCGAACGGGGCGAGTTGAGCGAGATCTCCGGAGGGTCGATCCTCGTCCTCCCTGCCGACTTCGAGGGGGAGTTCGACGGCGACGTGTCGAAGATCGCGGGCATCGTCGCAGCCGACTCCGGATTGACCGGCTATCCGGCGATCGTCGCCCGCGAGCTGGGCGTCCCGATGGTCTCAGGCGTCACCGTACCGGCGACGACCGAGGACGGGGCGGTCGTCACCGTCGACGGCGAACGGGGCGTGGTATACGAGGGCGACGTGACCGGACGCGCACGCCGAACGGAGTGACGCGCGTCACAGAACCCGCTGGAGGGCGGCGACGACCGCATCGACATCCTCGATTTCGGTGCGATCGCATCGGTACGCCGGTCGCCAGCGACGTTCGAGTCGGAGTTCGTCGTCTGTGAG
This genomic window from Natronomonas salsuginis contains:
- a CDS encoding DUF2391 family protein; protein product: MRRFSRRPFRIADSAQQIVGGFLLAGPFVVTEEVWVLAENMSTVQTLVTVMIVFGVGYAALYKAAGRDPDDEFDVGGIPARFLSLMLVAYGAVIVLALAFGAPGTFLAALSGLERLVVTAKAIAVGSVFSVVGAATADSVF
- a CDS encoding molybdopterin biosynthesis protein gives rise to the protein MDRKQFRDLAEPEAAREAIASLDLESDAETVPLREARGRILAERVDANLDVPGFDRASVDGYALKAADTFGADEADPAELRCIGEVHAGVEPTVDVGPGECAEISTGAVLPPGADAVVMVERTDSAADGETILVRTSLAPGDRVMFAGADIAAGERALGPGTTITPREIGLLSAIGVESVPVRGRPTVGIVSTGDELVRPGNPLDSAAGQIYDVNSYTTATAVEDAGGEARLYPHAGDDYDAMEATLREAAAECDLVLSSGSTSASAVDVIYRVVEETGELLLHGVAVKPGKPMLVGRLNGSAYVGLPGYPVSALTIFQAFVAPAIRRAAGVPEPETATVEGRMAHRERYSEGRLRYMPVGLVMDGDGETLVYPVDKGSGATTSLVEADGIVSVPPDVEYLDVGERVDVQLFSPDVRPPTVFGAGEDDPALSRLLDRVDRPRYLAIGSRQGRRRLRDGVTDVAVVTGESLPDGTELGSWSREWGLVVPAGNPDGIDGLAALVDGDVRFVNRTTDAGLRSTLDAALDDLAAERGVDRRELTDAIGGYGIAVRAHESPPRKVLAGDADAGLGLRATAETLGMGFVPCGTERVTVVADETRADKDGVKGLAAAIERNDAIFESLAGYRR
- the pyk gene encoding pyruvate kinase is translated as MRNVKIVSTLGPASDDRATIRRLADAGMSVARLNASHGTPAGRRALVADVRSVDEGTDTPLAVMLDLRGPEVRTAETDAPTEFASGTAVEFVEGTTVSPERIGLSHSIAAVEPGDTVLLDDGRIETTVERVDGETVLARVDSSGELGSRSGVTTRGVDLDLELIGPEDEASLRLAAEEGVDLVAASFVRDGDDVYEIADALEQFGAPDTPVIAKIERAAAIDNIDGIVDAANGVMVARGDLGVECPLEDVPIIQKRIIRRCVDAGIPVITATEMLESMIRSRRPTRAEASDVANAVFDGTDAVMLSGETAVGEHPVEAVETMAAIAERIEESGEYADTRDSRVPAADRGVRTDAVARSARYLASDVGASAIVAVSESGYTARKAAKFRPSVPIVAATPNDDVRRQLAVSWGIDARYAAYAADADEIIETAVESAVDAGVAASGDTIVVLAGMMSEFPEADVANTLKVHVVAETIATGRAVVAGQVAAPIVRSERGELSEISGGSILVLPADFEGEFDGDVSKIAGIVAADSGLTGYPAIVARELGVPMVSGVTVPATTEDGAVVTVDGERGVVYEGDVTGRARRTE
- a CDS encoding molybdopterin molybdotransferase MoeA encodes the protein MTDLRTAGFKERTRVADARESLLDVPPIDRTERLSLSVADGRVIAEPVDALRDVPHYARAAMDGWAVRAEDTFGASGRSPAIVRPDETIGPGRAVRVHTGSELPDGADAVVMIEETERVGDELEVFDAVGEGENVAPVGEDVEAGQRLYEPGHLLRPSDLGLLKGTGIDTVEVAALPEVAVIPTGEELVQADPDPGEVVETNRFTISRLAERWGADVTRRGIVTDDRDALRAAIQRDLVRDVVVTTGGSSVGERDLIPEVVEDLGEVFVHGVALKPGHPVALGRVEGITVVMLPGYPVAAIINAVQFLRPLIKHLGGTDPEPLPTREATLARKIRSEPGVRTFVRVTLEAGDDADGTRFKATPTRASGSGVLSSVALADGWVVVEESREGIPAGETVAVENWEYNG
- a CDS encoding SRPBCC family protein, with the translated sequence MERVEVSTVVYVPPEEVYEFLLAFRRYANYSEHLRSVRQFGDGGPGTEYELTFAWWKLTYTARSKVTEVDSPNRIEWGVTKDIDAAGRWLVKPLVDTDGEAEEVETEVTFVVEYAPGSTDDGIVDLPRFVSLGWVVEKIKPKIRAEAERIVRRVVADLEGEERDVELRIETR
- a CDS encoding helix-hairpin-helix domain-containing protein, whose translation is MTWDLRTRDLALDESAFTVEELPYLETQKLDLAERAAIERAVIQRERVITDLQRGVLELRSERDTLADRLSQLESERSELRDRLDELRAERPAIEPKRLFSSFESAFDGLDADIGHRGLSIGDIDVTLKANVTESDGDVRFYLPSLDERSATENLSQLSFTIRSDASDRSDDPGYVDIPDLVGTSHDVAARRLTAAGFDVGEITVVDDPRLAVGTIVDQFPKPLAVAPPGSPIDLTVVGEPSDGGESDDGSAPEPNASETTEERPQDGDEDIENGTPIERRDEPVVGEDADLLSAFKRAVERGRLDPETEFAARLRDVGINDLGGIAERSPEELADALGLSPEPIEPLTERIDEARRNELSVEAIHGIGPTYAGRLADADVRSVGEFVRLDPESIARLTKASESRAEGWLEQAKRLVA
- a CDS encoding acyl-CoA dehydrogenase family protein; this encodes MLSYDDSPEAVELAERAHELMEEVVLPKERELKGGMSVSEGTIEELRDAARDYGVYCPQISEEYGGMGYSFRDALPLFEEAGRSILGEEAMHVDAPDEGNMHTLELLGTELQKEQYLKPLVEGKLVSGFCMTEPMQGGGSDPKMLQTTAEKDGDDWVINGHKWWTTNGIRADFLLVFARTDQEAHPYDGCSMFIVPAEADGVEVVRNIPHMGAAIDVHGHAEITFDDVRIPEEHLLGEEGKGFTHVQQRLGPARLTHCMRYSGMAQRSLDIAKAYMSEREAFGTPIADKQAPRHEIANRRTELAAARALVRQVADEIDAGGEARVGVSMAKTFTANATQEAIDTALQFCGGNGIAKDLPISDFYERVRQFRLVDGADEVHRHVIARDAFEDVDEAELEAITRFRE